One window from the genome of Gemmatimonadota bacterium encodes:
- a CDS encoding multiheme c-type cytochrome gives MIAYRGGGETPSVTSDCVDCHREATPAIVTDWELSTHSTNGVDCAMCHGGGHRTEDDVSLAGVATPDVCATCHPIQVEQFAGGKHALA, from the coding sequence GTGATCGCATACCGCGGTGGCGGCGAAACGCCCTCGGTGACATCCGACTGCGTGGATTGCCACCGGGAAGCCACACCAGCCATCGTCACGGACTGGGAACTCAGCACGCACAGCACGAACGGGGTGGACTGCGCCATGTGTCATGGCGGCGGGCACCGCACCGAGGACGACGTCTCCCTGGCCGGGGTCGCCACGCCCGATGTGTGCGCCACGTGCCATCCGATCCAGGTCGAGCAGTTCGCGGGTGGCAAGCACGCGCTCGCATGA
- a CDS encoding HAD family hydrolase → MCYSKAYSSPSICTGQILRISAISFDGDMTLWDFRKVMRHSLKKALLELRRLIPSKRARDLSVEGMIAIRNQVEEEVKGKVWNHEEIRLLAFERTLESIGSPDRTVAAHLNALYLKHRFEDIELYPDVEPAFDQLAPRYKLGLVSNGNSYPERCGLEGRFAFVVFSQDVRVRKPDRRIFEITARKAGCPLDELLHVGDSLENDVAGAHAAGAKTVWLNREGMENSAEIRADVEITSLTDLPGVLGSGGN, encoded by the coding sequence GTGTGCTACTCGAAGGCATACTCCAGCCCGTCCATTTGCACAGGCCAAATCTTGCGGATTTCAGCGATTTCATTTGACGGTGACATGACCCTGTGGGACTTCCGGAAGGTCATGAGGCACTCCTTAAAGAAAGCCCTGCTAGAGCTGCGCAGGCTGATTCCGTCAAAGCGCGCCCGGGACCTCTCTGTGGAGGGGATGATTGCGATTCGCAACCAGGTTGAGGAAGAAGTCAAAGGAAAGGTCTGGAACCACGAGGAAATCAGACTGCTCGCATTTGAGCGGACGCTCGAGAGCATAGGCTCTCCGGACCGGACCGTGGCGGCCCATCTGAATGCGTTGTACCTGAAACATCGCTTCGAAGACATCGAGTTGTATCCCGACGTCGAACCCGCTTTTGACCAGTTGGCGCCTCGTTACAAGCTGGGCCTGGTGTCAAACGGGAACAGTTACCCCGAGCGATGCGGGCTTGAAGGACGTTTTGCCTTCGTGGTGTTTTCACAGGATGTACGGGTCCGAAAGCCCGACCGCAGGATTTTTGAGATAACCGCGCGAAAAGCAGGTTGTCCGTTGGACGAGCTTCTGCATGTGGGGGATTCGCTTGAGAACGATGTCGCGGGCGCGCATGCTGCCGGAGCGAAAACGGTCTGGCTGAACCGGGAAGGTATGGAAAACAGCGCTGAGATCAGAGCCGACGTTGAGATAACCTCGTTGACCGACCTGCCTGGAGTTTTAGGGTCAGGTGGAAATTGA
- a CDS encoding ABC transporter substrate-binding protein: MLRRGLAGLLAVSCAGLKDADTVLGGLNMVSAQEMGSGTGFEGATDDEIFLGMSAAFSGPSRGLGSELYRGAMAYFNHVNDNGGVVGRKITLKLYDDGYQPDPCVRNTMKLMLEDNVFLLFGYVGTPTVTRVLPLLKKFQDEQVYLFFPFTGAQPQREPPYGDFAFNLRASYRQETAGLVNNFLTAGKRRIGVFYQADAYGRSGWAGVRAALDRHGERLAGEATYRRGQRFTGSMREQVEILKSNSPDAVICIGSYAACAAFARDAIDRDLRVPIANLSFVGSENMLQLLSDLGEDVETYSRYLVNSQVVPSYEDTSIPAVQEYRELMERYDPAVPEELVQEPYTPFPQSFVSLEGFLDAKLMTEILRRLGEAPDRDGLEEAVFSVNNYDLGIGEQVSFGPDRRQGLQTVYYTVVREGRFVTLDDWQGWLS, from the coding sequence ATGCTGCGCCGCGGCCTCGCGGGACTCCTGGCGGTCTCCTGCGCGGGGTTGAAGGACGCCGATACCGTATTGGGGGGACTGAATATGGTCTCAGCACAGGAAATGGGAAGCGGAACCGGCTTTGAAGGCGCGACGGATGACGAGATATTTCTGGGTATGTCGGCTGCCTTTTCCGGCCCCTCCAGGGGACTGGGCAGCGAGTTGTACCGTGGGGCCATGGCTTATTTCAATCACGTCAACGACAACGGGGGGGTGGTCGGGCGCAAGATCACCCTGAAGCTTTACGACGACGGATACCAGCCGGATCCCTGCGTCCGGAACACCATGAAGCTCATGCTCGAGGACAACGTGTTCCTGCTCTTCGGCTACGTGGGCACGCCGACCGTAACGCGCGTGCTGCCCCTGCTGAAGAAGTTTCAGGACGAGCAGGTCTACCTGTTCTTCCCCTTTACCGGCGCCCAGCCCCAGCGCGAGCCGCCGTACGGTGATTTCGCCTTCAACCTCCGGGCGTCCTACCGGCAGGAGACTGCGGGGCTCGTGAACAATTTCCTCACAGCGGGCAAAAGGCGGATCGGCGTGTTCTACCAGGCCGACGCCTATGGAAGAAGCGGCTGGGCCGGGGTCAGGGCGGCCCTCGACAGGCACGGCGAGCGCCTCGCCGGCGAGGCGACGTACCGCCGGGGGCAGCGTTTCACCGGCAGCATGCGGGAACAGGTGGAAATCCTCAAGTCCAATTCTCCGGATGCCGTCATCTGCATCGGGTCGTACGCGGCCTGCGCGGCCTTCGCCCGGGACGCAATCGACCGCGACCTCCGGGTTCCCATCGCCAACCTTTCGTTCGTAGGGAGCGAGAACATGCTCCAGTTGCTCAGCGACCTGGGGGAGGACGTGGAGACCTACTCCCGCTATCTCGTCAACTCGCAGGTGGTCCCGAGCTACGAGGACACGTCCATTCCGGCGGTGCAGGAGTACCGCGAACTGATGGAACGCTACGATCCGGCGGTCCCCGAAGAGCTCGTCCAGGAGCCGTATACTCCGTTTCCTCAGAGCTTCGTCAGTCTGGAGGGGTTCCTGGACGCCAAGTTGATGACCGAGATCCTGCGCCGTCTGGGAGAAGCCCCCGATCGAGACGGCCTGGAGGAAGCAGTATTCTCGGTCAATAACTACGATCTCGGGATCGGTGAGCAGGTCTCGTTCGGGCCGGACCGCAGGCAGGGGCTGCAAACGGTCTACTACACCGTCGTCCGGGAAGGTCGTTTCGTGACCCTGGACGACTGGCAAGGCTGGCTTTCCTAG
- a CDS encoding RNA polymerase sigma factor: protein MGFLSDQILVRRVRAGDEQAFVVLIRRYERSLAALIRDRLGSADAVEDVLQETLVHAWLGLRAQEPGHARAWLYQVARNRCADYLRSTQRRERFVDVEALATMINRHGVPAARQRLAAADVVEAFDHVPEEERAALRSFYLDGLSIAEIAARHRCPAGTIKRRLSHGRDMVRSELGVTTTGRRITMSEDKKETRQEAFPDYRPEISIARSPGAPFSIDLQELSWWFIVPEIGEQVRWADYEPTCDGSAWKLTEVKEMSACRRAIIHGRECVEIKVEEQRCRDRDGLLPLNYDPEKRSRHTRVWGRMADTEVQWLAVESMQSDGTRELLTYLDEDFGWDWGMSSRHVEDNGFLTERSDGTLVKNPDAPQVFSHGLYTVRIGDRAFECMRVFDIDEDASERTVLVMAYVTRTGRTLLFRRYNGNLWGKRKKPPHSWGVEMTWEEDLPHTDRLVIDGVMYVHYYDSLTDEACGITG from the coding sequence ATGGGGTTCCTCAGTGATCAAATACTGGTCCGACGGGTCCGGGCCGGCGACGAGCAGGCCTTCGTGGTCCTGATCCGGCGCTACGAGCGATCGCTGGCCGCTTTGATCCGGGATCGGCTGGGGTCGGCGGACGCGGTCGAAGACGTGCTTCAGGAAACGCTCGTGCACGCATGGCTGGGGCTTCGGGCTCAAGAGCCCGGGCACGCGCGGGCATGGCTCTACCAGGTGGCACGCAACCGCTGCGCCGACTACTTGCGCTCCACGCAACGCCGGGAACGCTTTGTCGATGTCGAGGCGCTCGCGACGATGATAAACCGCCACGGCGTGCCGGCGGCCCGGCAACGCCTGGCAGCGGCGGATGTGGTCGAAGCCTTCGATCACGTGCCCGAGGAGGAACGAGCGGCGTTGAGGTCGTTCTATCTGGACGGATTGAGCATAGCGGAAATAGCGGCCCGGCATCGCTGCCCGGCTGGAACCATCAAGCGGCGGCTGTCCCACGGCCGCGACATGGTTCGAAGCGAATTGGGCGTCACCACGACTGGAAGGAGAATCACGATGAGTGAAGACAAAAAAGAAACCAGGCAAGAGGCCTTTCCCGATTACCGGCCCGAGATCTCCATCGCGAGAAGTCCGGGAGCCCCTTTCTCCATTGATCTTCAAGAGCTGTCCTGGTGGTTCATCGTTCCAGAAATCGGCGAACAGGTGCGATGGGCGGACTACGAACCGACTTGCGATGGATCCGCGTGGAAATTGACGGAAGTAAAGGAAATGTCCGCCTGCCGGCGCGCCATCATTCACGGACGGGAGTGCGTTGAGATCAAGGTCGAGGAACAACGCTGTCGGGATAGGGACGGACTCCTTCCCCTCAATTACGATCCGGAGAAGAGGAGTCGTCATACCAGGGTCTGGGGCCGCATGGCGGATACGGAGGTGCAATGGCTGGCCGTCGAGAGCATGCAATCCGACGGCACCAGAGAACTCCTGACCTATCTTGATGAGGACTTTGGATGGGACTGGGGTATGTCGTCTCGGCATGTCGAAGACAATGGCTTCCTGACAGAGCGATCGGACGGAACGTTAGTAAAAAACCCGGATGCACCACAAGTGTTCTCGCATGGCCTCTACACGGTGCGCATCGGCGACCGGGCGTTCGAATGTATGCGCGTGTTCGACATCGACGAAGATGCGTCCGAACGGACAGTGCTGGTCATGGCGTACGTCACCCGCACGGGCCGCACGCTCCTGTTCAGGCGCTACAACGGAAACCTTTGGGGAAAGCGGAAGAAGCCGCCCCACTCCTGGGGAGTCGAAATGACGTGGGAGGAGGATCTGCCGCACACCGACCGGCTCGTAATCGACGGTGTGATGTACGTGCACTACTACGACAGCCTGACGGACGAGGCGTGCGGAATCACGGGGTAA
- a CDS encoding helix-turn-helix domain-containing protein, which translates to MTAWRELNFPSGLSEDTALVIEDDRADVILDPLRWRILEILGAGKSVAEISRALDVTDARVLYHLQMLARTGVVVLEEGARPGDLRGLPAAGVIRVREHPERGDQKEDAIPPEIAFQFNQAFREAAEGTYGPCYQESVNHNRARLSEEQAAEFSRRLLALIEAYFPPGKGDRRGTKYGFYGVLTPIDLHPIEDDGEQESG; encoded by the coding sequence ATGACTGCCTGGCGTGAACTGAACTTCCCTTCCGGTCTTTCGGAGGACACGGCGCTCGTCATCGAAGACGATCGCGCCGACGTAATCCTCGACCCCCTGCGCTGGCGAATCCTCGAAATCCTCGGAGCGGGAAAGTCGGTCGCGGAGATTTCACGGGCTTTGGACGTTACCGACGCCCGGGTACTGTACCACCTGCAAATGCTGGCACGGACGGGCGTCGTGGTATTGGAAGAAGGTGCGCGTCCCGGGGACCTGCGTGGTTTGCCGGCGGCCGGCGTGATTCGCGTCCGTGAGCACCCCGAACGGGGCGATCAGAAGGAGGATGCCATACCGCCGGAAATTGCCTTCCAGTTCAACCAGGCTTTTCGCGAAGCGGCCGAAGGGACGTACGGCCCGTGTTACCAGGAGTCCGTCAACCACAACCGCGCACGCCTCTCAGAAGAACAGGCGGCCGAATTCAGCAGGAGGCTGCTGGCCCTGATCGAAGCGTATTTTCCGCCTGGAAAGGGGGATCGGCGCGGCACGAAATACGGATTCTACGGCGTGCTCACCCCGATCGATCTACATCCGATCGAGGACGACGGGGAACAGGAATCCGGGTAG
- a CDS encoding NapC/NirT family cytochrome c — MAGLTGYTVSLIVLAVATVAMIAVLLRRPDMAASAGGMVFAFFTFFLLPGVALLGGAVQHYEQAKTTEFCVSCHVNRPYEESLYIDDGRFLPAAHFQNRRVPPERACYACHSDYTMFGDVDDKIRGVRHVWHNVWGTWSKPVALYEPFENTTCLACHAGARSYEEHPEHRPYLRELLAGSKSCVMCHNLVHEVDKLDRFGKWEPEGGE; from the coding sequence GTGGCCGGATTGACCGGATATACCGTCAGCCTGATCGTCCTCGCGGTCGCCACAGTCGCCATGATCGCGGTACTCCTGCGGCGGCCGGACATGGCCGCGTCGGCCGGCGGCATGGTATTCGCGTTCTTCACGTTCTTCCTTCTGCCGGGCGTGGCCCTGCTCGGCGGCGCCGTGCAGCACTACGAGCAGGCCAAGACCACGGAATTCTGCGTCTCCTGCCACGTCAACCGACCCTACGAGGAGAGTCTCTACATCGATGACGGGCGGTTTCTGCCGGCCGCGCACTTTCAGAACAGGCGGGTTCCTCCGGAGCGCGCCTGCTATGCCTGCCATTCGGACTACACGATGTTCGGGGATGTGGACGATAAGATCCGGGGCGTGCGGCACGTCTGGCACAACGTCTGGGGGACCTGGTCTAAACCCGTGGCGTTGTACGAGCCTTTCGAAAACACGACCTGTCTCGCATGCCACGCGGGTGCGCGTTCGTACGAGGAGCATCCGGAACACCGGCCCTATCTTCGGGAGCTCCTCGCCGGTTCGAAATCATGCGTGATGTGCCACAATCTCGTGCACGAGGTGGACAAGCTCGATCGATTCGGGAAATGGGAACCGGAGGGCGGTGAATGA
- a CDS encoding isoprenylcysteine carboxylmethyltransferase family protein: MKWTAAKAIVLLPATVTIYVLGAILWVLADTPGALSPAEPAQVRFWIGTAMAVDGLFLAAWTMALFDRIGKGTPAPWAPPKKLVVLGPYRHVRNPMNSGMLLMIGAEALLFGSWHLAVWACVFFAVCAIYFPCYEEPGLERRFGDAYRQYKANVPRWIPRLRPWEAPL, encoded by the coding sequence GTGAAATGGACTGCGGCGAAGGCCATCGTCCTCCTGCCGGCGACCGTTACGATCTACGTACTGGGCGCCATATTGTGGGTGTTGGCGGATACACCGGGCGCGCTGTCGCCGGCGGAGCCCGCACAGGTCCGGTTCTGGATCGGGACCGCGATGGCGGTGGACGGCCTGTTCCTGGCCGCGTGGACCATGGCGCTGTTCGACCGGATCGGGAAGGGCACGCCGGCGCCGTGGGCTCCGCCCAAGAAGCTGGTCGTCCTCGGACCCTATCGCCACGTCCGCAACCCCATGAATTCGGGTATGCTGCTCATGATCGGCGCCGAAGCCCTACTCTTCGGCTCGTGGCACCTGGCAGTCTGGGCGTGCGTGTTTTTTGCGGTGTGCGCGATCTACTTCCCATGCTACGAGGAGCCGGGACTCGAGCGGCGGTTCGGAGACGCCTACCGGCAGTACAAGGCAAACGTCCCGCGCTGGATACCGAGGCTGCGGCCGTGGGAGGCACCGTTATAG
- a CDS encoding OFA family MFS transporter, translating to MRIPRSAIALFCTALQICFGTVYAWSFFQTILVRQIGWTHTETAWAFSIAIFTLGVSAAWAGNMLPKMGPRKLALIGSFMFACGYLVSGLALQLDSIPLFYLGYGVVGGAGIGLGYVTPVATVAKWFPDRKGLATGIVVMGFGVGAFLLSKGLAPFLIVRTAGALPEVFIWLGIIFALILIPCSLALTDPPPSTASTAGTTASDEADEPKHARTYLGTTQFVFMWIVFFFNIAAGISVVSFQSEILQEIWGLADDSIEPTTLAEYGATLIAVSSICNGLGRLFWGLLSDRFGRVTVFRVLLGSQMVVFGILMTETNPWIFSALVCYVLLCFGGGFATMPSFVLDVFGTKKMSTIYGAVLTAWAAAGIFGPLYVGYLKDVYPDRAVMYCFLIGILMLGAGYLFSYLLNDGRIRLGRPTLETTLQRYGIPVPERS from the coding sequence ATGCGCATTCCCCGAAGCGCCATCGCGCTCTTCTGCACGGCGCTTCAGATCTGTTTCGGGACGGTCTACGCCTGGAGCTTCTTCCAGACGATACTGGTGCGCCAGATCGGCTGGACCCACACCGAGACGGCCTGGGCCTTCAGCATCGCCATCTTTACCCTCGGCGTGTCGGCGGCGTGGGCCGGAAACATGCTGCCGAAAATGGGACCGCGCAAACTCGCGCTGATCGGCAGTTTCATGTTTGCGTGCGGGTACCTGGTCTCGGGCCTCGCGCTACAGTTGGATTCCATCCCGTTGTTCTATCTCGGTTACGGCGTGGTTGGCGGAGCGGGCATCGGGCTGGGTTACGTCACGCCGGTCGCGACCGTCGCCAAGTGGTTTCCGGACCGCAAGGGACTGGCTACCGGCATCGTGGTCATGGGGTTCGGCGTGGGGGCTTTTCTGCTCAGCAAGGGCCTGGCGCCATTCCTCATCGTCAGGACCGCCGGCGCCCTGCCCGAGGTCTTCATCTGGCTCGGCATCATATTCGCCCTGATCCTCATCCCCTGCAGCCTGGCGCTGACCGATCCGCCGCCTTCAACTGCGTCGACTGCCGGGACGACCGCTTCGGACGAGGCCGACGAACCGAAGCACGCACGCACCTACCTGGGCACCACGCAGTTCGTCTTCATGTGGATCGTCTTCTTCTTCAACATCGCGGCCGGGATTTCGGTCGTCAGTTTCCAGTCGGAGATCCTGCAGGAGATCTGGGGCCTGGCGGATGACTCCATCGAACCGACCACGCTGGCCGAGTACGGCGCCACGCTCATCGCGGTCAGTTCGATCTGCAACGGCTTGGGACGGCTGTTCTGGGGGCTGCTTTCCGACCGGTTCGGGCGGGTTACGGTCTTCAGGGTGCTGCTCGGCAGCCAAATGGTGGTCTTCGGGATTCTGATGACGGAAACGAACCCGTGGATTTTCTCCGCCCTGGTCTGCTACGTGCTGCTCTGCTTCGGCGGGGGATTCGCCACCATGCCTTCCTTCGTCCTCGACGTGTTCGGCACGAAGAAGATGTCCACCATCTACGGCGCAGTGCTCACCGCGTGGGCCGCCGCGGGGATCTTCGGCCCGCTGTACGTGGGGTACCTGAAAGACGTTTATCCGGATCGCGCGGTCATGTACTGCTTCCTGATCGGGATCCTCATGCTCGGTGCGGGGTACCTGTTCTCCTACCTGCTGAACGACGGCCGGATCCGCCTGGGACGGCCGACGCTGGAAACCACGCTGCAGCGGTATGGGATACCGGTGCCTGAGCGGAGTTGA